A window of Microbacterium luteolum contains these coding sequences:
- a CDS encoding polyphosphate kinase 2 family protein, whose protein sequence is MNAHTWTNTLRVADGFRLADVDPDAKPGYDKGKAHGAKDLAAGLVNLNVLQERLFAESRVGVAKDSVLLVLQAMDSAGKGGIVRHVVGGVDPQGVSLAAFKAPTAEERTHDFLWRIEKRLPEPGFIGVFDRSHYEDVLIGRVRELADGPEIERRYDAINEFEARVAASGTRIVKVMLHISPEEQKARLMERLERPDKHWKYNPGDVDERLLWPQYMEAYQTVFDRTSTEAAPWYVVPANSKWFARLAVQELLLAALEDIDPQWPAADFDVEAEKKRLAAS, encoded by the coding sequence ATGAACGCGCACACCTGGACGAACACGCTGCGGGTCGCCGACGGCTTCCGCCTTGCCGACGTCGACCCCGACGCCAAGCCCGGTTACGACAAGGGCAAGGCGCACGGCGCGAAAGACCTCGCCGCGGGACTCGTGAATCTCAACGTCCTGCAGGAGCGGCTCTTCGCCGAGAGCCGCGTCGGCGTCGCGAAGGACTCGGTGCTGCTGGTGCTGCAGGCGATGGACTCGGCGGGCAAGGGCGGGATCGTGCGGCACGTCGTCGGCGGCGTCGACCCGCAGGGCGTCTCGCTCGCGGCGTTCAAGGCGCCGACCGCCGAGGAGCGCACGCACGACTTCCTCTGGCGCATCGAGAAGCGCCTTCCGGAGCCCGGGTTCATCGGGGTCTTCGACCGTTCCCACTACGAGGACGTGCTGATCGGACGCGTGCGCGAGCTCGCGGACGGACCAGAGATCGAGCGCCGCTACGACGCGATCAACGAGTTCGAGGCACGGGTGGCGGCATCCGGCACCCGCATCGTGAAGGTCATGCTGCACATCTCGCCGGAGGAGCAGAAGGCGCGTCTCATGGAGCGCCTCGAGCGCCCCGACAAGCACTGGAAGTACAACCCGGGCGACGTCGACGAACGGCTGCTGTGGCCGCAGTACATGGAGGCGTATCAGACCGTGTTCGACCGCACCTCCACCGAGGCCGCCCCCTGGTACGTCGTGCCGGCGAACTCCAAGTGGTTCGCGCGTCTGGCCGTGCAGGAGCTGCTGCTCGCGGCGCTCGAGGACATCGATCCGCAGTGGCCCGCCGCCGACTTCGACGTCGAGGCCGAGAAGAAGCGCCTCGCCGCGAGCTGA
- a CDS encoding PLD nuclease N-terminal domain-containing protein, with translation MARLLIVGGFLAAVFWVFSIVDCAVQPATRHRGVPKAAWIAIVVLIPVIGGILWFTIGRRRANDQSQRRVLAPDDDPTFLQSIGKTEQDARIKRLEEELARLDEETDEPPAADSRP, from the coding sequence GTGGCGAGACTACTGATCGTCGGGGGCTTCCTGGCCGCCGTGTTCTGGGTGTTCAGCATCGTCGACTGCGCTGTGCAGCCGGCGACGCGGCACCGTGGCGTGCCCAAGGCCGCCTGGATCGCCATCGTGGTGCTGATCCCCGTGATCGGCGGCATCCTCTGGTTCACGATCGGACGCCGTCGCGCGAACGATCAGAGCCAGCGTCGGGTGCTCGCTCCCGACGACGATCCCACGTTCCTCCAGAGCATCGGCAAGACCGAGCAGGACGCCCGCATCAAGCGCCTCGAAGAGGAGCTCGCGCGCCTGGACGAGGAGACCGACGAGCCTCCCGCCGCGGATTCGCGCCCGTGA
- a CDS encoding class I SAM-dependent methyltransferase: MTPNEKNRADLGKDPARVSGMFDQVAAGYDRTNTAMTFGNDALWRAATTRAVAPKPGERILDLGAGTASSSASLARSGAEVIAADFSPGMLAEGQRRHGAMRNLSFVQADATDLPFADAEFDAVTMSYALRNVSDPKKALRELLRVTKPGGRLVINEFSTPPAKIFRGAYRFYNDQVLPRVARVAGTNGDAYDYLNESIREWPDQKKLSAWIREAGWVDVAYRNLSFGIVALHRARKPE; the protein is encoded by the coding sequence GTGACCCCGAACGAGAAGAACCGCGCCGATCTCGGCAAGGACCCCGCCCGCGTGAGCGGCATGTTCGACCAGGTCGCCGCCGGCTACGACCGCACGAACACCGCGATGACCTTCGGCAACGACGCGCTCTGGCGCGCGGCGACCACGAGGGCCGTCGCGCCGAAGCCGGGGGAGCGCATCCTCGATCTCGGGGCGGGCACCGCTTCGTCCTCGGCATCCCTCGCCCGCAGCGGCGCCGAGGTGATCGCTGCCGACTTCTCGCCGGGGATGCTGGCCGAGGGGCAGCGCCGGCACGGCGCGATGCGCAACCTCTCCTTCGTGCAGGCCGACGCCACGGACCTGCCCTTCGCGGATGCCGAGTTCGACGCGGTCACGATGTCGTACGCCCTGCGCAACGTGAGCGACCCGAAGAAGGCGCTCCGCGAACTGCTCCGCGTGACCAAGCCGGGAGGGCGTCTCGTGATCAACGAGTTCTCCACACCGCCGGCCAAGATCTTCCGCGGCGCCTACCGCTTCTACAACGACCAGGTGCTGCCGCGGGTGGCCCGGGTCGCGGGCACGAACGGCGACGCCTACGACTACCTCAACGAGTCGATCCGCGAGTGGCCGGATCAGAAGAAGCTCTCGGCGTGGATCCGCGAAGCCGGCTGGGTCGACGTCGCGTACCGCAACCTCTCCTTCGGCATCGTCGCCCTGCACAGAGCCCGCAAGCCCGAGTGA
- a CDS encoding DsbA family protein has translation MKTSVKATLIAIAVAVVLLIVGIVYAITQRAPASDPSEGGAPQAVRADSHVLDEGGADAVTVVEFLDFECEACGAFYPIVEDLRTTYAGEITYVVRYFPLPGHVNSTQAALAAEAAAQQDRFEEMYHRLFETQAQWGENTEETPAVFRGFAEELGLDMAAYDAAIADPATRERVESDKSDGETLGVSSTPSFFIDGEPVLLQEWDDLEQAIEKAVNG, from the coding sequence ATGAAAACCTCTGTCAAGGCGACCCTGATCGCCATCGCCGTCGCCGTCGTCCTGCTGATCGTCGGCATCGTCTACGCCATCACCCAGCGGGCGCCCGCCTCCGATCCCTCGGAGGGCGGCGCGCCGCAGGCCGTCCGCGCCGATTCGCACGTCCTCGACGAGGGCGGAGCGGATGCCGTCACCGTCGTCGAATTCCTCGACTTCGAGTGCGAGGCGTGCGGTGCGTTCTACCCGATCGTCGAGGACCTGCGCACGACGTATGCGGGCGAGATCACCTACGTGGTGCGCTACTTCCCGCTGCCCGGGCACGTGAACTCGACCCAGGCCGCCCTCGCTGCCGAGGCGGCAGCCCAGCAGGACCGTTTCGAGGAGATGTACCACCGGCTTTTCGAGACCCAGGCGCAGTGGGGCGAGAACACCGAGGAGACGCCGGCGGTGTTCCGCGGGTTCGCCGAGGAGCTGGGGCTGGACATGGCCGCCTACGACGCGGCGATCGCCGACCCGGCGACGCGGGAGCGCGTCGAATCCGACAAGAGCGACGGCGAGACGCTCGGTGTGAGCAGCACGCCCTCGTTCTTCATCGACGGCGAGCCCGTCCTGCTGCAGGAATGGGACGACCTCGAGCAGGCGATCGAGAAGGCCGTGAACGGCTGA
- a CDS encoding MFS transporter: MTSPNFSIRSAKRAWIMLIVLTMLTVIGMTVVLPVLPFVVLQYVSEEKDLAIWVGVLEAVNGLCAFLIAPFLGRLSDRFGRRPVIIAAAFGAAFSMALFGIGGALWVLVLARVIQGLTAGDLPALFAYLADITPPEKRAQRFGLLGALSGIGMMIGPAIGGLLAAISIQLPVFLTAAVALTIAILSIFLLPESLKPENRIGAIALREIQPFAVFKNAFGRRELRGLMIGFGLLALPFGFFVNNFSVLALDSIQWGPTQIGLMTAAVGIIDILIQGVLLGILLPRIGERGVIVSGIVAQMIGLIGLAVVASIFAQPWLFIVGALMLAAGQGASQAAMDGAMSNAVGDDEQGWLGGATQSLNAAMGTVAPLIAGALYVTVSHAAPYWLGAALMVVAAIVVGRAHIANTAKRSAITEPIAEPSAQVPAVG; the protein is encoded by the coding sequence ATGACTTCACCCAATTTCTCGATCCGAAGCGCGAAGCGCGCCTGGATCATGCTCATCGTGCTCACGATGCTCACCGTCATCGGAATGACGGTCGTCCTCCCCGTTCTCCCCTTCGTCGTCCTGCAGTACGTCTCCGAGGAGAAGGACCTGGCCATCTGGGTCGGTGTCCTCGAGGCCGTCAACGGACTCTGCGCCTTCCTCATCGCGCCGTTCCTCGGACGCCTCTCCGATCGCTTCGGCCGCAGGCCCGTGATCATCGCCGCCGCCTTCGGTGCGGCGTTCTCGATGGCGCTGTTCGGCATCGGCGGCGCGCTCTGGGTGCTCGTTCTCGCGCGTGTCATCCAGGGGCTGACCGCCGGCGACCTGCCCGCTCTGTTCGCCTACCTCGCCGACATCACCCCTCCCGAGAAGCGCGCACAGCGATTCGGTCTGCTCGGTGCGCTCTCCGGCATCGGCATGATGATCGGCCCCGCGATCGGCGGACTCCTGGCGGCGATCAGCATCCAGCTCCCCGTCTTCCTCACCGCCGCCGTCGCGCTGACGATCGCGATCCTCAGCATCTTCCTGCTCCCCGAGAGCCTGAAGCCCGAGAACCGGATCGGCGCGATCGCCCTGCGCGAGATCCAGCCCTTCGCCGTGTTCAAGAACGCGTTCGGACGCCGGGAGCTCCGCGGGCTGATGATCGGCTTCGGCCTGCTCGCCCTCCCGTTCGGCTTCTTCGTGAACAACTTCAGCGTGCTCGCGCTCGACTCGATCCAGTGGGGGCCGACGCAGATCGGGCTGATGACGGCGGCGGTCGGCATCATCGACATCCTGATCCAGGGTGTGCTGCTCGGCATCCTGCTGCCTCGTATCGGCGAGCGCGGCGTGATCGTGAGCGGCATCGTGGCCCAGATGATCGGCCTCATCGGTCTCGCCGTCGTCGCCTCGATCTTCGCGCAGCCCTGGCTGTTCATCGTCGGAGCGCTCATGCTCGCCGCAGGGCAGGGCGCCTCGCAGGCGGCGATGGACGGTGCCATGTCGAACGCGGTCGGCGACGACGAGCAGGGCTGGCTCGGTGGGGCGACGCAGTCGCTCAACGCCGCGATGGGCACGGTCGCACCGCTCATCGCCGGCGCCCTGTACGTCACGGTCAGCCACGCCGCTCCGTACTGGCTCGGCGCCGCGCTCATGGTCGTCGCCGCGATCGTCGTGGGTCGTGCGCACATCGCGAACACGGCGAAGAGGTCGGCGATCACCGAGCCGATCGCCGAGCCGAGCGCGCAGGTCCCGGCGGTCGGCTGA
- the arfB gene encoding alternative ribosome rescue aminoacyl-tRNA hydrolase ArfB, whose protein sequence is MAAPHRPGLRVTEGVTIPESELSWRFSRSSGPGGQGVNTADSRAELVWDAAGSAALTPAQRERLLERLSGRLVDGVLTIAASEHRAQLRNRDAARARLAALVAEALRPPAPSRRPTKPSRGSKERRLKAKQRRTDVKQLRQRPRDS, encoded by the coding sequence ATGGCCGCTCCTCATCGACCCGGCCTCCGCGTCACGGAGGGGGTCACGATCCCGGAGTCCGAGCTGTCCTGGCGGTTCTCCCGGTCATCCGGTCCGGGCGGGCAGGGCGTGAACACGGCCGATTCCCGCGCGGAGCTCGTCTGGGATGCCGCAGGCTCCGCCGCCCTCACCCCGGCGCAGCGCGAGCGGCTTCTCGAACGGCTGAGCGGGCGCCTCGTGGACGGAGTCCTGACGATCGCGGCATCCGAGCACCGCGCCCAGCTGCGCAACAGGGATGCCGCTCGTGCTCGGCTCGCGGCCCTGGTCGCCGAGGCGCTGCGGCCGCCGGCGCCGTCGCGCCGACCGACGAAGCCGAGTCGTGGTTCGAAGGAGCGGCGGCTGAAGGCCAAGCAGCGCCGCACCGACGTCAAGCAGCTGCGGCAGCGCCCCCGCGATTCCTGA
- a CDS encoding isochorismate synthase, whose product MHTTHLVVETREIDPVEDLLAYADPARPLAWLRRGDGIVSVGEPLAAIRPPAGGAEPRSASLATFWRGMAGQAEIDDTVGLPGTGLVAFGAFAFDEESAADSVLIVPTQVLGRHGDRFWRTRIRIAVAPPTEEDLVTQPYGPHWAGTVGPGAQSPQGYQDSVRAALARIADGELSKVVLARDLTGSIPAGSDLRRLVRALSTGYPDTWAFSVDGLIGASPETLVTVQKGTVTARVLAGTIGRGADADADTAASAHLASSTKDLDEHQYAVQSVLASLRPHTRALAASEQPFLLKLPNLFHLATDVEGELDDGESALDLIRALHPTAAVAGTPTSAAIAAIRDLEPFDRGRYAGPVGWVDAAGNGEWAIALRCAQFTTADDDIRVTAYAGAGIVAGSDPESELLETRVKFRPLVDALA is encoded by the coding sequence GTGCACACCACCCACCTGGTCGTGGAGACCCGCGAGATCGACCCGGTCGAGGACCTCCTGGCCTACGCGGATCCCGCCCGCCCGCTCGCCTGGCTGCGCCGTGGCGACGGCATCGTCTCGGTCGGCGAGCCCCTGGCGGCCATCCGCCCGCCCGCCGGAGGAGCAGAGCCGCGCAGCGCGTCCCTCGCCACCTTCTGGCGGGGCATGGCCGGCCAGGCCGAGATCGACGACACCGTCGGGCTCCCCGGCACCGGGCTGGTGGCTTTCGGCGCATTCGCCTTCGATGAGGAGTCGGCCGCCGACAGCGTGCTGATCGTCCCGACGCAGGTGCTCGGCCGGCACGGCGACCGCTTCTGGCGCACGCGCATCCGCATCGCTGTCGCCCCGCCGACGGAAGAGGACCTCGTCACCCAGCCGTACGGACCCCACTGGGCGGGCACCGTGGGCCCCGGTGCGCAGAGCCCGCAGGGCTACCAGGACTCGGTCCGAGCCGCGCTCGCGCGCATCGCCGACGGCGAGCTGAGCAAGGTCGTGCTGGCCAGAGACCTCACCGGCAGCATCCCGGCCGGCTCCGATCTGCGCCGCCTCGTCCGCGCCCTGTCGACCGGCTACCCCGACACCTGGGCCTTCTCGGTGGACGGACTGATCGGAGCGAGCCCGGAGACGTTGGTGACCGTGCAGAAGGGCACGGTCACGGCACGCGTCCTCGCCGGCACGATCGGACGCGGAGCCGACGCGGATGCCGACACCGCGGCATCCGCTCATCTCGCCTCGAGCACCAAGGACCTCGACGAGCACCAGTACGCCGTGCAGAGCGTGCTCGCCTCGCTCCGCCCGCATACGCGGGCGCTGGCCGCGAGCGAGCAGCCGTTCCTGCTCAAGCTGCCGAACCTGTTCCACCTGGCCACCGATGTCGAGGGCGAGCTCGACGACGGCGAGTCGGCGCTCGACCTCATCCGGGCACTGCACCCGACGGCCGCCGTGGCCGGGACGCCGACCTCGGCCGCGATCGCCGCGATCCGCGACCTCGAGCCGTTCGACCGCGGGCGCTATGCCGGGCCGGTCGGATGGGTGGATGCCGCGGGCAACGGCGAGTGGGCGATCGCGCTGCGCTGCGCGCAGTTCACCACCGCCGACGACGACATCCGCGTGACGGCGTACGCGGGCGCGGGCATCGTCGCGGGCTCCGACCCGGAGTCGGAGCTGCTGGAGACCAGGGTCAAGTTCCGCCCGCTGGTCGACGCGCTCGCCTGA
- the menD gene encoding 2-succinyl-5-enolpyruvyl-6-hydroxy-3-cyclohexene-1-carboxylic-acid synthase yields MTSSPASDAAASLLADLVVHGVRDVVLSPGSRSQALALAAVRLADEGALRVHVRIDERVAGFTALGIGRETGVPAAVICTSGTAVANLLPAAMEAFHSGVPLLLLTADRPPELRGVGANQATRQERFFDRWVRDQIDAPVPGDGEWSGLAARAIEAAMGVSDAAAGLPGVAGPVHLNLPSREPLSGLPPALAIVSGDAPRAVAAESFVLELGPRTVVVAGADAGAAAEGIAHAGGWPLIAEIVSGSRFGRQVVHGYRALLRRDDLGGRIERVVVLGHPTLSREVAALLSREGVDVVAVRRGGEELNLNGRTLGVGAVVVAAGDVDRTWLGEWLAASAAEAVDLSEHAPDPDALASKDFAARRDAVKAELDAVRRPLDRELLVDAVWRATWPHDRLMFGSSRLVRVADAVLGGKKVPVHANRGLAGIDGTIATATGIALASQAAGAPGITRVLLGDLAFLHDVGALLLPPDEIEPRVQVIVGNDGGGTIFDSLEVAASARPADLDRAFYTPHTVRLEHLARAYGWEYQRVTTRTALDQALTSPRGGRQIIEVPLPR; encoded by the coding sequence GTGACATCATCGCCGGCATCCGATGCCGCGGCATCGCTGCTCGCCGATCTCGTCGTGCACGGAGTGCGCGACGTGGTGCTCTCGCCGGGGTCCCGTTCGCAGGCGCTCGCGCTCGCCGCGGTGCGCCTCGCCGATGAGGGCGCGCTCCGCGTGCACGTGCGCATCGATGAGCGCGTCGCCGGATTCACCGCGCTCGGCATCGGTCGGGAGACGGGTGTCCCCGCCGCGGTGATCTGCACCTCGGGCACGGCCGTCGCCAACCTGCTGCCCGCTGCGATGGAGGCATTCCACTCCGGAGTGCCGCTGCTGCTCCTCACCGCCGACCGCCCTCCTGAGCTGCGCGGTGTCGGGGCGAACCAGGCCACCCGGCAGGAGCGCTTCTTCGACCGCTGGGTGCGCGACCAGATCGACGCGCCCGTTCCCGGAGACGGCGAGTGGAGCGGCCTCGCGGCACGCGCGATCGAGGCGGCGATGGGCGTCTCGGACGCTGCCGCCGGTCTGCCCGGCGTCGCGGGCCCCGTGCATCTGAACCTGCCGTCGCGGGAGCCGCTCTCCGGACTCCCACCCGCGCTCGCGATCGTCTCGGGTGACGCGCCCCGCGCGGTCGCTGCCGAGTCCTTCGTGCTCGAGCTCGGACCTCGCACGGTGGTCGTCGCGGGCGCCGACGCGGGAGCGGCGGCCGAGGGGATCGCGCACGCCGGCGGCTGGCCCCTGATCGCCGAGATCGTCAGCGGGTCCCGCTTCGGCCGCCAGGTCGTGCACGGCTATCGTGCGCTCCTGCGGCGCGACGACCTCGGCGGCCGCATCGAGCGGGTGGTCGTCCTGGGCCATCCGACGCTGAGCCGCGAGGTGGCCGCGCTCCTGTCCCGGGAGGGCGTCGACGTCGTCGCCGTGCGACGGGGCGGCGAGGAGCTGAACCTCAACGGCCGCACCCTCGGTGTCGGCGCCGTCGTCGTCGCGGCCGGTGATGTCGACCGCACCTGGCTCGGCGAGTGGCTCGCGGCCTCCGCCGCCGAAGCCGTCGACCTGAGCGAGCACGCCCCCGATCCGGACGCCCTCGCATCGAAGGACTTCGCCGCCCGCCGGGACGCCGTCAAGGCCGAGCTCGACGCCGTCCGCCGTCCGCTCGACCGGGAGCTCCTCGTCGATGCGGTGTGGCGGGCGACGTGGCCGCACGACCGGCTGATGTTCGGGTCGTCGCGGCTCGTGCGCGTCGCCGACGCGGTGCTCGGCGGCAAGAAGGTCCCCGTGCACGCCAACCGCGGGCTGGCCGGCATCGACGGCACGATCGCCACCGCCACGGGCATCGCCCTCGCCAGCCAGGCCGCGGGCGCCCCGGGCATCACCCGCGTGCTGCTCGGCGATCTCGCGTTCCTGCACGACGTCGGCGCACTGCTGCTCCCGCCGGACGAGATCGAGCCCCGCGTGCAGGTCATCGTCGGCAACGACGGCGGCGGCACGATCTTCGACTCCCTCGAGGTCGCGGCATCCGCCCGTCCGGCCGATCTCGACCGCGCCTTCTACACGCCGCACACGGTGCGCCTCGAGCATCTCGCCCGCGCCTACGGCTGGGAGTACCAGCGCGTCACCACCCGCACCGCGCTCGATCAGGCGCTCACGTCGCCGCGTGGCGGACGTCAGATCATCGAGGTCCCGCTGCCGCGATGA
- a CDS encoding TetR/AcrR family transcriptional regulator — protein sequence MTSTEQPSPEPIGRRERKKAATRKAISDVATMMFLERGFDNVSIREVADAADVSPTTVFAHFPQKEALVFDEDDEQRDRLVSAVRDRPKGSTINRAIHDFYAAEITANVDEHGNDVTRVFLRFLNETPALRDYAAKMWLRHEDALSAAIAEELGLPEPTAETRVYARFVLQMQLLVNEDEDQLSTLDAGFAILESGWEPIEERLAAQATSRS from the coding sequence ATGACATCCACCGAGCAGCCCTCCCCCGAGCCGATCGGGCGCCGGGAGCGGAAGAAGGCCGCGACCCGCAAGGCGATCTCCGACGTCGCGACGATGATGTTCCTCGAGCGTGGATTCGACAACGTGAGCATCCGGGAAGTCGCGGACGCCGCCGACGTCTCCCCCACGACCGTGTTCGCGCACTTCCCGCAGAAGGAGGCGCTCGTCTTCGACGAGGACGACGAACAGCGCGACCGGCTCGTCTCGGCCGTGCGCGATCGGCCGAAGGGGAGCACGATCAACCGCGCGATCCACGATTTCTACGCCGCCGAGATCACGGCGAACGTCGACGAGCACGGCAACGACGTCACGCGCGTCTTCCTGCGCTTCCTCAACGAGACACCGGCGCTGCGCGACTACGCGGCGAAGATGTGGCTGCGGCACGAAGACGCGCTCTCCGCCGCCATCGCCGAGGAGCTCGGCCTGCCGGAACCCACCGCCGAGACCCGCGTTTACGCCCGCTTCGTCCTGCAGATGCAGCTTCTCGTCAACGAGGACGAGGACCAGCTCAGCACGCTCGACGCCGGGTTCGCGATCCTGGAGAGCGGGTGGGAGCCGATCGAGGAGCGGCTCGCCGCACAGGCGACCAGCCGCTCCTGA